DNA sequence from the Leptospira limi genome:
TGATCTCACAACATTTATGAATGGTGTGCTTGGAAAAAATTGGACCGTTCAATGGGTGTTTGTTTTTATTTCCTCTCTTGCAGGAATGGGGCTTGGGTCAACACAATCTGCGTCAAGGGCACTTGTTGGTATCTTTAGTCCTGAATCAAAATCAGGAGAGTTTTTTGGGATGTGGGGACTTTCAGGAAAAATTGCAGCAGCTTTAGGACTCTTTTTATTCGGTTATATCCAAACTTTGATGAGTTTACGCAATGCCTTCTTGGTTGTTGCTTTCTTTTACTTTTTATCTCTTCTCATTAACTTATTTGTAAATGAAGAAAGGGGAGTCGAGGCGGCCAACCGTTTCCAAGAAAAAACATGATTGTAGAAGACGAGGACGATTTTGAATTACACCAGAGCCAAAGAAATTTGGCTCTCGCAACCATCGATGAATTGATGTTAACGAAAATGGATTTGTTAGATGCCGAGAAAAAAGTTCCTCGTTTTATCAATAATGCTTTGTCTTATTTAAAAAGGAAGTATGTGACTGAGGAGCAAACGATTTCGCAGCTCCTCATGAGTCGAAGGGAAAAACAACAATCTTGAGGTTTTGTATTTAGATTTTTTTAATTTTAGTTCGTGTTATAATCCAAAATTTTTGTGATCATTTGTTTTTGATCCAGTTCAATACTACGTAATTTAAAAGCAGTCTGTTTTGATATTTTACGTAACATCTTTTTGTAAGACATCATAATGTGTTTTTGTTTGTCATAAGGAAGTGGATCCTTTTCGTCATTTAACACCATTGCAATGTCAGCTTCTGAAGTTTGTACAGGATCATTTGGCCAGATGGTATCAGAAGTTAAAGATCGAAAGTACTCCAATCGAATATCAGAGTTGGTATCCAATTTTGCTTCTCCCTTTTCATCTTTTTCAGGGCTTTCTGATCTTGGAGATGGGTTAATGAGGCGACGCATTTCTTTCACATGGATGGTTCCATCTGCGTTCACTCGTCGGAATGCTAAAATGATTTTGTCTAAATCACTAAAATCCTCTTTTGGATAAATATAAGCAATTCCATCATATAAAAATACAGTAGGATAATCGATATAGGATTGCCCTTGTGGAAGTTTGATTTCCAAATACGGTTTTCCATCTTTATCTTTTTTATATAACTCTTTGTGTTCTTGTGGAGTTTGGGCTAAGTATTGGGCTGCTGTTTTATCTACACCTAACTCTTGTAATTTTTTCATCTTACGAAGGTTTTCGATGATACTCGCATGTAAGGTATCAATTTCGTTGTCTCCAAACCCATTTTTCCTTTGTAGGTCGATTTGTTTTTGGGAGTCCCTTTCTTTTAAAGTGGCGGAAGCTGGTTTTTCTGCAAAAACTACAGTCATTCCTAAAAAGTAACAGAGAAGAATAGAAAATCGTAGCATCATGACATACCTCTAGATGTTGTCCTTTATAGTATCGAATCTTTCTGTGTCGATTCTTGAATGGAAGTGAGTTAGATTTTTATTTGTGAAAAAAATCGCAACATGGCCTGGAATAGGTCATCTTCTGCTTCTTTTGCCTTGGGGATAAGGCCTGATAATTGGATATAACCATGAACGAGGGAAGGGAAATGCCTTTCTTCCACTTTGACACCTGCTGTTTGGAGGTGTTTGGCATAGGTTTCGGCCTCTTCTCGCAAAGGATCAAAACCAGCAATGCCAATGTAGGTAGGTGGAAGCCCTTTTAACTCTTTGGTTTCCGCTAAAACGGGAGAATTCTGAATGAGGGATCTGTCTTTGGATTGAGGCAGATAATTTTGGATGAACCATCTCATGAGGGACTTTGTTAAGACATAATTTTCACCAAAGAGTTCATACGTATCGGATTCTTTGGAAGTATCAAGCATGGGATAAAGTAATGCTTGGTAAATCGGTGCTTGGACATTGCTTTTTTTGGCACGCAAACAGAGGGTAGTGGCAAGAAGGGCTCCCGCACTGTCCCCACAGACCGCAATGGCCTTGGGTGAGCCTCCAAAGATATAAGCAGAATTGCGGACATATTGGTAGGCAAGCCAAGCATCTTCATGAGCAGCCGGATAGGGGTGTTCAGGTGCTAACCTGTAGTCCACAGCAATGACGATACTTTTTGTATAATGAGACAATTTGCGACAAAAGGAATCATG
Encoded proteins:
- a CDS encoding LIC13212 family protein → MMLRFSILLCYFLGMTVVFAEKPASATLKERDSQKQIDLQRKNGFGDNEIDTLHASIIENLRKMKKLQELGVDKTAAQYLAQTPQEHKELYKKDKDGKPYLEIKLPQGQSYIDYPTVFLYDGIAYIYPKEDFSDLDKIILAFRRVNADGTIHVKEMRRLINPSPRSESPEKDEKGEAKLDTNSDIRLEYFRSLTSDTIWPNDPVQTSEADIAMVLNDEKDPLPYDKQKHIMMSYKKMLRKISKQTAFKLRSIELDQKQMITKILDYNTN
- a CDS encoding alpha/beta hydrolase, encoding MLGIKKSVAQFVFSLPENWISTLTRKNNSNETNVLDPRCALACNIAKFLPKMEQMSPEKARKHYRDQMKLFEGTEFPIAHIEDKLIPTPSASFIPIRVYNANPQKRNLPTVLFFHGGGLTIGNLETHDSFCRKLSHYTKSIVIAVDYRLAPEHPYPAAHEDAWLAYQYVRNSAYIFGGSPKAIAVCGDSAGALLATTLCLRAKKSNVQAPIYQALLYPMLDTSKESDTYELFGENYVLTKSLMRWFIQNYLPQSKDRSLIQNSPVLAETKELKGLPPTYIGIAGFDPLREEAETYAKHLQTAGVKVEERHFPSLVHGYIQLSGLIPKAKEAEDDLFQAMLRFFSQIKI